A single genomic interval of Mangifera indica cultivar Alphonso chromosome 5, CATAS_Mindica_2.1, whole genome shotgun sequence harbors:
- the LOC123217045 gene encoding calnexin homolog, with amino-acid sequence MAVSLRFALLLFVAFVSLQLISASDDAKIFYESFAEPFEGRWIASDKEDYKGVWRHSKSEGHDDYGLLVSEPARKYAIVKELDEPFSLKDGTVALQYEVRLQNGLECGGAYLKYLRPQEAGWNPKEFDNDSPYTIMFGPDKCGVTNKVHFILKHKNPKSGQYIEHHLKFPPSVPSDKLTHVYTAILKPNNDLQILIDGEEKKKANFLSSEDFEPPLIPEKTIPDPDDKKPEDWDERAKIPDPNAVKPDDWDENAPMEIEDEDAVKPEGWLDDEPEEIDDPEATKPEDWDDEEDGEWEAPKIDNPKCETAPGCGEWKRPMKKNPAYKGKWHAPLIDNLNYKGIWKPQEIPNPDYFELDKPDFEPIAAVGIEIWTMQDGILFGNFLIAKDEKVAESYRKTAWKPKYDAEKEKQKAEEAAAGSDGLAGFQKKVFDLLYKIADLPFLDAYKLQILDVIEKGEKQPNLTIGILVSVVVVIISVLLKIIFGGKKARVEPKPKPTGAAESSGKQESSIDENEEETEKEETGASVRKRHTRRET; translated from the exons ATGGCGGTCTCTCTGCGGTTCGCACTTCTACTGTTCGTAGCTTTTGTTTCCCTTCAGTTGATATCCGCTTCTGATGATGCCAAG ATCTTCTATGAGTCCTTTGCCGAGCCATTTGAGGGGCGTTGGATCGCGTCTGACAAAGAAGATTACAAAG GTGTATGGAGACACTCAAAGAGTGAAGGTCATGATGACTATGGCCTTCTTGTGAGTGAGCCAGCAAGGAAGTATGCAATTGTGAAGGAGCTTGATGAGCCCTTTTCTCTTAAGGATGGTACTGTTGCCCTCCAGTATGAGGTTCGCCTTCAGAATGGGCTTGAATGTGGTGGTGCATACCTGAAATACCTGCGGCCCCAGGAGGCTGGTTGGAATCCTAAAGAGTTTGACAATGACTCTCCTTATACTATTATGTTTGGACCAGATAAATGTGGGGTCACGAACAAGGTTCACTTTATTTTAAAGCATAAGAATCCCAAGAGTGGGCAGTACATTGAACACCACCTCAAGTTCCCACCATCTGTCCCATCTGACAAACTTACTCATGTTTACACTGCCATCTTGAAACCAAATAatgatttacaaattttgattgatggagaggagaagaagaaagcaaATTTCCTATCATCTGAAGATTTTGAACCCCCACTCATTCCTGAGAAGACAATTCCTGATCCAGATGACAAAAAGCCCGAGGATTGGGATGAGAGAGCAAAAATTCCAGATCCTAATGCAGTTAAGCCAGATGATTGGGATGAGAATGCACCCATGGAAATTGAAGATGAGGATGCTGTGAAGCCTGAAGGATGGTTAGATGATGAGCCTGAGGAGATTGATGATCCAGAGGCAACAAAACCGGAAGATTGGGATGATGAGGAGGATGGTGAATGGGAGGCCCCAAAGATTGATAACCCAAAGTGTGAGACGGCCCCTGGATGTGGTGAATGGAAGAGGCCAATGAAGAAGAATCCTGCTTACAAGGGTAAATGGCATGCCCCACTTATTGACAATCTCAATTACAAGGGTATTTGGAAGCCTCAAGAGATTCCAAACCCAGATTATTTTGAGCTTGATAAACCTGACTTTGAGCCTATTGCTGCTGTTGGCATTGAGATTTGGACTATGCAAGATGGTATACTATTTGGCAATTTTCTCATAGCAAAGGATGAGAAGGTTGCAGAGTCTTACCGGAAGACTGCATGGAAGCCAAAGTATGATGCTGAGAAAGAGAAACAGAAGGCTGAGGAGGCTGCTGCCGGGTCAGATGGTCTTGCAGGCTTCCAG AAGAAGGTATTTGATCTGCTGTACAAGATTGCAGACCTTCCTTTCTTGGATGCATACAAACTTCAGATTCTT GATGTTATTGAGAAGGGAGAGAAACAACCAAACCTCACAATTGGCATTCTTGTTTCAGTTGTGGTGGTTATCATCTCGGTTCTTCTGAAGATTATTTTTGGTGGGAAGAAG GCAAGAGTGGAGCCCAAACCCAAACCCACAGGAGCTGCTGAGAGTTCAGGCAAACAAGAAAGCAGCATTGATGAAAACGAAGAAGAGACTGAGAAGGAAGAAACTGGGGCTTCTGTGCGTAAGAGGCATACCCGTCGCGAAACTTAA